ATGACCGCCTTGACGCCGAGCAGCATGGTGCCCTTGGCCGCCCAGTCGCGGGACGAGCCGGAGCCGTACTCCTTGCCGGCCAGGATGACCAGCGGGACGCCCGCCTCCTGGTACGCCATGGAGGCGTCGTAGATCGAGGCCTGCTCGCCGGTCAGGTGGTTGACCGTGAAGCCGCCCTCCACGCCGGGCACGAGCTGGTTGCGCAGCCGGATGTTGGCGAAGGTGCCCCGGATCATCACCTCGTGGTTGCCCCGCCGGGAGCCGTACGAGTTGAACTCGTGGCGCGGCACGCCGTGCTCGGCGAGGTACTTCCCGGCGGGGGAGTCGGCCTTGATCGAGCCGGCCGGGGAGATGTGGTCGGTGGTCACCGAGTCGCCGAGCTTGGCCAGCACCCGCGCGGGACCGATATCGGAAACAGGCGCCGGTAGGCGCCCCATGCCCTCGAAGTACGGGGGCTTGCGGACGTAGGTGGACTCGCCCGCCCAGGCGAAGGTGTCACCGGTCGGGGTCGGCAGGGACTGCCAGCGCTCGTCGCCGGCGAAGACGTCGGCGTACGCGGCGCTGAAGCCGGCGGCGCCGATCGCCTGGGCGATGACGTCCTGGATCTCGGCGCTGTTCGGCCAGATGTCGCGCAGGAAGACCGGGTTGCCCTGGCTGTCCTCGCCGAGCGGCTCGTTGGCCAGGTCGATGTCCATCGTGCCGGCGAGCGCGTACGCGACCACCAGCGGCGGGGACGCCAGGTAGTTCATCTTGACGTCCGGGTTGATCCGGCCCTCGAAGTTCCGGTTGCCCGACAGCACGGAGACGACGGCGAGGTCGTTCTCGTTGACCGCGGCGGAGACCTCCTCCGGCAGCGGGCCGGAGTTGCCGATGCAGGTGGTGCAGCCGTAGCCGACCAGGTTGAAGCCGAGCTTGTCCAGGTACGGGGTGAGGCCGGCCCGCTCGTAGTAGTCCATGACGACCTTGGAGCCGGGGGCCAGGGTGGTCTTCACCCACGGCTTGCGGGAAAGGCCCTTGTCGACGGCGTTGCGGGCGAGCAGCGCGGCGCCGATCATCACCTGCGGGTTGGAGGTGTTGGTGCAGGAGGTGATCGCGGCGATCACCACGGCGCCGTGGTCCAGCTCGTACTCGACGCCGTCGGCGCCGGTCACCCGGATCGGGTTGCTGGCCCGACCGCCGGAGCCGACCGCCGCGGTCTCCAGGTCGCGCGGCTCGTCGGCCGGGTCGCTGAACTCGTTGGCCGGCGGGTCGCTGGCCGGGAAGGACTCGGCGCTGGCCTCGTCGGCCGGGCCGTTGGCGCCGCGCGGCAGGTGCTCGCGGGCGACGCCCGGCTTGAGGTCGCGCTCGCCGGCGGAGTCGTCGGCCACGTAGTCGGTCAGCGCGCCGCGGAACAGCGTCTTGGCGGCGCCCAGCGGCACCCGGTCCTGCGGGCGCTTCGGGCCGGCCAGGGACGGCTCGATGGTGCCGAGGTCCAGCTCCAGGCGCTCCGAGTACTCCGGCTCGTGGTCCGGGTCGTGCCAGAGGCCCTGCTCCTTGGCGTACGCCTCGACGAGCGCGACCTGCTGCGGGTCGCGGCCGGTCAGCTCCAGGTAGCGGACGGTCTCGGCGTCGATCGGGAAGATCGCCACGGTGGAGCCGTACTCCGGCGACATGTTGCCGATGGTGGCCCGGTTGGCCAGCGGCACGGCGCTCACGCCGGGGCCGTAGAACTCGACGAACTTGCCGACCACGCCGTGCCTGCGGAGCATTTCGGTGATGGTGAGGACCAGGTCGGTGGCGGTGGTGCCGGCCGGCATCTCACCGGACAGCTTGAAGCCGACGACCCGCGGGATCAGCATGCTGACCGGCTGGCCGAGCATCGCGGCCTCGGCCTCGATGCCGCCGACGCCCCAGCCCAGCACGCCCAGGCCGTTGACCATAGTGGTGTGCGAGTCGGTGCCGACCACGGTGTCCGGGTACGCCTGGCCGTTGCGCTCCATGATCGTGCGGGCCAGGTACTCGATGTTGACCTGGTGCACGATGCCGGTGCCCGGCGGGACGACCTTGAACTCGTTGAACGCGGTCTGGCCCCAGCGCAGGAACTGGTAGCGCTCCTTGTTGCGCTCGTACTCCAGCTCGACGTTGCGCGCGAAGGCGTCCTCGCGGCCGAACAGGTCGGCGATGACGGAGTGGTCGATGACCAGCTCGGCCGGCGCCAGCGGGTTGACCTTGGTGGCGTCGCCGCCGAGGTCGCGGACGGCCTCCCGCATGGTGGCCAGGTCCACGACGCAGGGCACGCCGGTGAAGTCCTGCATGAGCACCCGCGCCGGGGTGAACTGGATCTCCACGCTCGGGTCGGCGGTGGGGTCCCAGCCGCCGAGCTCGCGGATGTGGTCGGCGGT
The window above is part of the Micromonospora inositola genome. Proteins encoded here:
- a CDS encoding aconitate hydratase; this encodes MKEYDVASLDTFGAKTQLRVGDASYEIFKIDKVEGHDRLPYSLKILLENLLRTEDGANITADHIRELGGWDPTADPSVEIQFTPARVLMQDFTGVPCVVDLATMREAVRDLGGDATKVNPLAPAELVIDHSVIADLFGREDAFARNVELEYERNKERYQFLRWGQTAFNEFKVVPPGTGIVHQVNIEYLARTIMERNGQAYPDTVVGTDSHTTMVNGLGVLGWGVGGIEAEAAMLGQPVSMLIPRVVGFKLSGEMPAGTTATDLVLTITEMLRRHGVVGKFVEFYGPGVSAVPLANRATIGNMSPEYGSTVAIFPIDAETVRYLELTGRDPQQVALVEAYAKEQGLWHDPDHEPEYSERLELDLGTIEPSLAGPKRPQDRVPLGAAKTLFRGALTDYVADDSAGERDLKPGVAREHLPRGANGPADEASAESFPASDPPANEFSDPADEPRDLETAAVGSGGRASNPIRVTGADGVEYELDHGAVVIAAITSCTNTSNPQVMIGAALLARNAVDKGLSRKPWVKTTLAPGSKVVMDYYERAGLTPYLDKLGFNLVGYGCTTCIGNSGPLPEEVSAAVNENDLAVVSVLSGNRNFEGRINPDVKMNYLASPPLVVAYALAGTMDIDLANEPLGEDSQGNPVFLRDIWPNSAEIQDVIAQAIGAAGFSAAYADVFAGDERWQSLPTPTGDTFAWAGESTYVRKPPYFEGMGRLPAPVSDIGPARVLAKLGDSVTTDHISPAGSIKADSPAGKYLAEHGVPRHEFNSYGSRRGNHEVMIRGTFANIRLRNQLVPGVEGGFTVNHLTGEQASIYDASMAYQEAGVPLVILAGKEYGSGSSRDWAAKGTMLLGVKAVIAESYERIHRSNLIGMGVLPLQFPVDATAESLGLTGTETFSIAGVTALNDGETPRTVKVTTDTGVDFDAVVRIDTPGEADYYRHGGILQYVLRRMIAS